From Antedon mediterranea chromosome 9, ecAntMedi1.1, whole genome shotgun sequence, a single genomic window includes:
- the LOC140058636 gene encoding uncharacterized protein, whose amino-acid sequence MAKYQKLIDVSAMCICIILLITQAVLLNVFCINYCSNSGKRLGSLEGKLWFIGDSLVLILWIFGFYKAYVHFSKEKRDKDETDYGVKIDWKKAVKLAMAELPLAYAAWLAYAVIIVFKIVIMFDEFAEGLKDKGFYSSTSLKIILSLSGPIFLCLVYGHHRERNSDYKSRLDRVALHSAFGILDSLILLNNLFVEDTRLVLVYGLDKTIKAFTCINYLLPVLSLLLLRILTQQKYKKFKSVNFVVVVSSVQTFLVDIPLFGIRLYLWLHHDVDISIFITKNLMSFVNAGVDMAGVIASVSGAPPEDDECEMEALELSQTTKDVPISEAATLPMK is encoded by the coding sequence ATGGCAAAATATCAAAAGCTGATTGATGTATCTGCAATGTGCATTTGCATAATCCTGCTAATAACACAAGCTGTTCTGCTTAATGTTTTCTGTattaattactgcagtaactctGGCAAACGTCTAGGTTCGTTGGAGGGCAAGCTTTGGTTCATAGGCGATTCCTTGGTTTTAATTTTATGGATTTTTGGTTTTTACAAAGCATATGTACACTTCTCAAAGGAAAAAAGAGACAAGGATGAGACTGATTATGGTGTTAAGATTGACTGGAAGAAAGCAGTAAAACTAGCGATGGCTGAGTTACCATTGGCTTATGCAGCATGGCTTGCGTATGCAGTGATTATCGTCTTCAAGATTGTTATCATGTTTGATGAATTTGCTGAGGGACTGAAAGACAAAGGATTTTATTCGTCAACTTCATTGAAAATAATCCTATCTTTGTCCGGGCCGATCTTTCTATGTCTCGTTTATGGACATCATCGAGAACGGAATAGCGATTACAAAAGCAGATTGGACAGGGTGGCGCTCCACTCCGCGTTTGGAATTCTTGATAGCTTGATCCTGCTCAACAATCTATTCGTCGAGGACACTAGACTTGTACTTGTGTATGGATTAGATAAAACTATCAAAGCATTCACTTGTATCAACTACTTACTACCGGTCCTGTCGCTGCTTTTATTAAGGATCCTGACACAACAGAAATACAAGAAGTTTAAGAGTGTTAACTTTGTTGTAGTAGTGTCAAGTGTGCAGACGTTTCTTGTTGATATCCCTCTGTTTGGTATCCGTTTATATCTGTGGCTTCATCATGATGTTGACATCTCCATCTTCATCACCAAGAACCTGATGTCGTTTGTAAACGCCGGCGTCGATATGGCGGGCGTTATTGCATCCGTGTCAGGAGCGCCACCAGAAGACGATGAATGCGAGATGGAGGCGCTAGAGTTGTCGCAAACAACGAAAGACGTTCCTATTAGTGAAGCCGCCACATTGCCTATGAAATAa